In Treponema vincentii, a single window of DNA contains:
- a CDS encoding slipin family protein, whose translation MYIRFDQKVLLFKHGKFIKILKPGFFLNWKSYTLEYHSVFEELHTAGDPAELLADETFRNQTETVTVSAGHIALYFEDGLLKDVLTPGQHIFWNNSRVKTFQQIDLNNPEISADIDRNILTADVLKPYVISYGVEAYEKGLLYFDKQFIKIVEPGNYFFWKGVQSVNVMKADMRARQLEISGQEILTKDKVLLRLNFMCRYKINDPVTALVSNADYENQLYVCFQLALREYVGTLLFDELLQKKQEINTFVMETLKPYQAQFGIEVLSCGLKDIILPGEIRDIVNQVLIAEKKAQANIITRREETASTRSLLNTAKLMEENPLLLKLKELEYVDKMSEKISQISITGGGQILDQLKELLTGNLSQK comes from the coding sequence GGAAAAGCTATACGCTTGAATATCATTCGGTTTTTGAAGAACTGCATACCGCAGGCGATCCGGCTGAACTGCTTGCCGACGAGACATTCCGCAATCAAACGGAAACCGTTACGGTGAGCGCCGGTCATATTGCTCTCTATTTTGAGGATGGACTTTTAAAAGATGTGTTGACACCGGGACAGCATATTTTTTGGAATAATAGCCGCGTTAAAACATTTCAGCAGATTGATTTGAACAATCCTGAAATCAGCGCGGATATTGATCGGAATATCCTCACTGCCGATGTATTGAAACCCTACGTTATCAGCTATGGAGTTGAAGCATACGAGAAGGGGCTTCTCTACTTTGATAAACAATTCATCAAAATAGTGGAACCGGGAAATTATTTTTTCTGGAAAGGTGTTCAGTCCGTCAATGTGATGAAAGCCGATATGCGCGCACGGCAGCTTGAAATTTCGGGGCAGGAAATATTGACGAAAGATAAAGTCCTGCTCCGGCTTAATTTTATGTGCCGGTACAAAATAAACGATCCGGTAACGGCGCTGGTTTCAAATGCCGATTATGAAAATCAGCTGTACGTGTGCTTCCAGCTCGCGTTGCGCGAGTATGTCGGTACGCTCCTTTTTGATGAGCTGCTGCAGAAAAAACAGGAAATCAATACTTTCGTCATGGAGACCTTAAAACCCTATCAAGCACAATTCGGTATCGAAGTGCTTTCATGCGGACTGAAAGATATTATTTTGCCGGGAGAGATTCGGGATATTGTCAATCAAGTGTTGATTGCCGAAAAGAAAGCGCAGGCGAATATCATCACCCGCCGCGAAGAAACCGCTTCGACGCGGAGCCTCCTCAATACCGCTAAATTGATGGAGGAAAATCCCTTGCTGCTAAAGCTCAAGGAACTTGAATATGTCGATAAGATGAGTGAAAAGATCAGCCAAATTTCCATCACCGGCGGTGGGCAGATTTTAGATCAACTTAAAGAATTACTGACGGGAAATCTTAGCCAAAAGTAA